The proteins below come from a single Burkholderia humptydooensis genomic window:
- a CDS encoding PGDYG domain-containing protein, giving the protein MIELKNVDLSNDPDALRVVKDETVQVEFAAQPGELMSLEGPNRYAAGDALVTGSTGDRWVVSRERFDAKYAPATAGAAHGAPGAYRNRPAVVLAKRMDAAFSIARSAGGDTLRGDAGDWVMQYAPGDYGVVQAKRFAQVYRKAD; this is encoded by the coding sequence GATCGAACTAAAAAACGTCGACCTCAGCAACGATCCGGACGCGCTGCGCGTCGTCAAGGACGAGACGGTTCAGGTCGAGTTCGCCGCGCAGCCGGGCGAGCTGATGAGCCTCGAAGGCCCGAACCGCTATGCGGCGGGCGACGCGCTCGTCACCGGTTCGACGGGCGACCGCTGGGTGGTGTCGCGCGAGCGCTTCGACGCGAAGTATGCGCCCGCGACGGCGGGCGCCGCGCACGGCGCGCCGGGCGCGTACCGCAACCGCCCGGCCGTCGTGCTCGCGAAGCGGATGGACGCGGCGTTCTCGATCGCGCGCTCGGCGGGCGGCGACACGCTGCGCGGCGACGCGGGCGACTGGGTGATGCAGTACGCGCCCGGCGATTACGGCGTCGTGCAGGCGAAG